In Branchiostoma floridae strain S238N-H82 unplaced genomic scaffold, Bfl_VNyyK Sc7u5tJ_1514, whole genome shotgun sequence, the following proteins share a genomic window:
- the LOC118407985 gene encoding uncharacterized protein LOC118407985, with translation MAGLAALRSTFLTRLPARFVRQSGASLVPYGGKGPNMGDGISARHMSSEGAKGGVGDDKTSGGFFFNAEKAFSASLVFRGQAEKIANDGKPFDNFMPLYYQVDESWTNYTIQVDVSEPIHIRPDGPIGPIFPPLFLEMTVHWGPAPATPELKNAMVKFLGDSKGKK, from the exons ATGGCCGGGCTTGCAGCACTTCGGAGTACCTTCCTGACACGGCTCCCCGCCAGGTTCGTGCGGCAGTCGGGGGCGTCCCTGGTACCGTACGGGGGGAAGGGCCCGAACATGGGCGACGGGATCTCAGCTCGTCATATGTCAAGCGAGGGTGCGAAAG gaGGTGTAGGTGACGACAAGACTTCTGGAGGGTTCTTTTTTAATGCTGAGAAAGCCTTCTCCGCCTCTCTTGTG tTCCGTGGTCAAGCTGAAAAGATAGCCAACGATGGCAAGCCTTTTGACAACTTCATGCCCTTGTACTACCAGGTGGACGAATCCTGGACAAACTACACGATCCAG GTTGATGTTTCTGAACCAATCCATATTCGACCTGATGGCCCGATCGGACCGATTTTTCCTCCGCTATTCCTTGAGATGACCGTACACTGGGGACCTGCACCGGCCACTCCAGAGCTGAAGAATGCCATGGTGAAGTTTTTGGGTGACagtaaaggaaaaaaataa